One genomic window of Vibrio parahaemolyticus includes the following:
- the glyA gene encoding serine hydroxymethyltransferase, producing MLKRDMNIADYDAELFAAIQEETLRQEEHIELIASENYTSPRVMEAQGSQLTNKYAEGYPGKRYYGGCEYVDKAEQLAIDRACKLFGCEYANVQPHSGSQANSAVYMALLNPGDTVLGMSLAHGGHLTHGSPVNFSGKHYNVIPYGIDEAGQINYDEMEQLALEHKPKMIIGGFSAYSQIVDWKRMREIADKVDAYLFVDMAHVAGLIAAGEYPTPVPHAHVVTTTTHKTLAGPRGGLILSNAGEDMYKKLNSAVFPGGQGGPLMHVIAGKAVAFKEAMEPEFKAYQARVVKNAKAMVGQFQERGYKIVSNGTENHLFLVDLIDKDITGKDADAALGAANITVNKNSVPNDPRSPFVTSGIRVGTPAITRRGFTEEDAKDLANWMCDVLDNIGNEEVIEATKQKVLEICKRLPVYA from the coding sequence ATGCTTAAGCGTGATATGAACATCGCAGATTACGATGCGGAACTGTTCGCAGCTATCCAGGAAGAAACCCTTCGCCAGGAAGAACACATTGAACTTATCGCTTCTGAAAACTACACAAGCCCACGTGTAATGGAAGCGCAAGGTTCTCAGCTAACGAACAAATACGCTGAAGGCTACCCAGGCAAGCGTTACTACGGCGGTTGTGAGTACGTAGATAAAGCAGAACAGCTTGCTATCGATCGTGCATGCAAACTATTCGGTTGTGAGTACGCTAACGTACAACCTCACTCAGGTTCTCAAGCAAACAGCGCAGTTTACATGGCGCTTCTTAACCCAGGCGATACAGTACTAGGTATGAGCCTAGCGCACGGTGGTCACCTGACTCACGGTTCTCCAGTAAACTTCTCTGGTAAGCATTACAACGTTATCCCTTACGGTATCGATGAAGCGGGTCAAATCAATTACGACGAGATGGAACAGCTAGCGCTTGAGCACAAGCCTAAGATGATCATCGGTGGTTTCTCTGCTTACTCGCAAATCGTTGATTGGAAGCGCATGCGTGAAATCGCGGACAAAGTAGATGCTTACCTTTTCGTTGATATGGCACACGTAGCTGGTCTTATCGCAGCAGGCGAATACCCAACACCTGTTCCACACGCTCACGTAGTAACAACAACGACGCACAAAACACTAGCAGGCCCTCGCGGTGGTCTTATCTTGTCTAATGCTGGCGAAGATATGTACAAGAAGCTGAACTCAGCTGTGTTCCCTGGTGGTCAAGGTGGCCCTCTAATGCACGTTATCGCTGGTAAAGCAGTAGCGTTCAAAGAAGCGATGGAGCCAGAGTTCAAAGCTTACCAAGCTCGCGTAGTGAAAAACGCAAAAGCGATGGTTGGTCAGTTCCAAGAGCGTGGCTACAAAATCGTATCTAACGGCACAGAAAACCACTTGTTCCTTGTGGATCTAATCGACAAAGACATCACTGGTAAAGATGCTGATGCGGCACTAGGTGCAGCAAACATCACAGTAAACAAAAACTCAGTACCAAATGACCCACGCAGCCCATTCGTAACATCTGGTATTCGTGTAGGTACACCAGCGATCACTCGTCGTGGTTTTACTGAAGAAGATGCAAAAGATCTAGCAAACTGGATGTGTGACGTCCTAGATAACATCGGCAACGAAGAAGTTATCGAAGCGACTAAACAGAAAGTATTAGAAATCTGTAAGCGTCTACCGGTTTACGCCTAA